The Mangifera indica cultivar Alphonso chromosome 12, CATAS_Mindica_2.1, whole genome shotgun sequence DNA window CTCTTACTGATATTAAAGCAAGCAGTTAGTAGATGTGGCCTGTTGTTTTCTAATGTTATTGCTTTGATTCTATGTAACAATAAAGTTTAGAAAGTCATACTTGCCATCAGAGAATTTGTTGGCAGTTGATAGTTGTATCaatctattatttattatgtgttTCACAAGCTTCTACCGTAAATTCCACTCATGAATTTCTCAATTAAATTGGAATTCAAACAGAGAGacaaagagcaatattatatgcacataattttaaataaataattacagatgacatgtcatcatgtgattagatttttttttttttaaatttaaaatcactaaatcatataatgatatattatctgtatatcaattatgtactcaaaactATAAACACAGagatttattgaattataatctAATAACATAGCAAAACATTAATACAACCTAATCTCTCAAGTCTTGACATTGACTCAAATCAATACATCAAAGACTTGCTGCAATATATCTCCTAGTTAATGGCACGCCTTATAAAGTTTGTGCGAGTGTTTTTTTTAGTAGGGATATATGCGCAACTTTGTACACAAacaatgacatgtcatcatataatttgataactttaaattagagataaaataacacttaatcatataatgacatgttattatttgtgcacatagttttattaaaaatgaaaattaaaaaggaattaTTTGCTGATATGGGCTTACACTCCATAGTCTATATAACTTCATTTGCGTTATGATATAAAAACTCAAGACTGGAATATCTAAACTTTAACAGATAATATCTCCTTTTGACagttaaataaattgattaaaatctcATCCTAGTTCCTCCACATCAGAATCAGGATCTCCATGTACGATATCAGGAAAAGAATCCATGGACGAGTCATCTTTCAAATCACATACAGATGACTTACCTTTGCTAGAAGATGGTGCGCCGGCAATGTTTCCACCTGCATTACTAAACCCATCTTGCTTGTCTGTCAACAAATCCTCACTTGATGCTATTTCATGATCGTTGACATCTAAACCACCATCCAGCATGGTTCTCTCAGTTCCCAGTTCAGGGCCTTTAAGATCCCCAGTCACATGTTCCTCAAACTGCCCAGTGGCTTCTTGAAATTGCTGTGACTCAACCATAACTTCATCTTCATTGCTTCTCATCCCCATAACAACTTGCTCCTTGCTTACCCCTGAAATTTTATTGCCAGATGAACCAGCCACAGATTGATTTCCAGCACAATGAGCTCCTAAGGTGTCAGAAGGAATACCCTTCATTTTCTTACTAGGGCTGAGAACTGGAGCCTCACCAGTATCGTTATTACCCCATTTGACATACAAGTCGTCATCAACATCGTCTGAATCAGGAGGACACTGAGTGTTGTGATTCTGACCACCTGAGTATACACTTTCTGGGAATCTGTTGCTAACTTTATCAGGAGAGTTCAAATTTGAAGCGGGAAAGCATTCCATTGGAAGGTCCCTAGGATGTACAAGCACCTCCAAGGTTAAAAGAGCATGGGCACAAAATGCAGCAAGCTTTGTTCCAGCTTCTTGTTTTCCTGCAGAAAATAATTACATAGTCGAACTAAGTGCTACAAAAACTGATATAAAATAGCAACGTAGTAAATAATCACTTGTCAAAAACTGCTTGTTTTGCTTGTAAGCATGATTCAAGTTGAAACAATATTTGGCATTGAAGTGGGttgacattttttcattttgtatcAATCTTTATAAGGCAGGTGGTTTATAAACGCACAGATAAAACCATGATAAGTAAAAATAGAGCAAACTGTTAGGCTAACTGTTATGATTTGACTCCAAACTTATGCACTAAACCAGAACATATCACCCCTAGTCTTATTTTCAGTGACCTGTGATGTGAAGACATGATAACTGATCAGGCTACTTGAGAAATTTTAGTgagctttttcttttcttggagAAATGTCGTTATACAATAACATGCTTCTCCCAGGATGAAGAAAAgtgtaaagtttgaaaaatgttaattttccaaaaaagtGTTACCTCTATGGAAAAGCTCTAGTGCCCGGGCTAAATATGGGGGACGGCCACGAGATGGGGAAAGAAGAGACGCCAAAAGTGCACGCAATGCTGAAAGCTGCAACTCTGCCAAAGTGACAGTTGGACCATTGGGAGAGGAAGTACTCTTCTCCCCATTGCTCCACCCCTCTTTACAACAATCGGTTGCTAatgaaatcaaaagaaaatccACTTTCGGTCGCCAGGACTCTGATCTCAAACTGCCACCCTGTCAAAATTTACAAGAGTTCAATTACTAAATACTCTTTACAGGTCAGAAACATGAAGCTAAATGCTAAGCACTTTACAAggaactgaattaaaattttcaagctttgattttgtattttgttaagctgggggaaaatttAGCCATTATTTCACCCTGATAAAGTGTGGATATTTGCACCAGAGAACAACTACAGAATTAAGTAGTTCTGCCATTTGTAGATGGGGATGCAAATGGAATTTTTGAAATAgaacatcattttttttttttttgggggtaaGTTAGAACATCATTCTTCTActaagaaacaataaaaaagaaaaaaaaagaaaagtttttctttaacCTTTTAAGCAGTATACATACCACAGTTAGAAGAACTTCTATTGCCTTAACTGCAGCAATCTTCAGAGATATAGGAGATTGTTGGCGTTTTTTTGGTGATACCAATTCAAAaccaattttgtcatttttctgtTCAAAAGATCCAGTGGTACCATGCTTCCTTTTCCTATGATTAGATTGCACCACTGCTAAAGAAGCAGCTTTCGAATTTGGAATAGAAACTGTGATGCCACTGTCATCATCAACCGGATGCAAATCAACAAATGCATAGTCAACTACTTCCTGTCTGAGGTATAGTGCCATTCCTgatcaaaatatgaaaagttaTTAACAGCACCAACTCAAATAGAACAGCTAGGATAGATAAATAAGGAAGCAAAGAGCAAGATGAAAAGGATAAGATATCAGAACCAATCATATAGTACAAGCAAGATAAAACACTTGAATATGTAGATTTGAAGATCAACGATGAACAACCAAAAGTAATGAGATGTGCTAACTGAAATGACCATAAGGGAGTGTTTGGTTgggggtttttaagattaccttggtaatctatcttttattcccttgttttgtttgtcaataataaaatattacagtaatcttctattaccaatgctgacatggcaggtaatataggtggtaatctgattaccaccttcaccttagatatttaaagattactgaggtaatcttgagtttattataattatattattatttattaattttttgagataaaaataaatttatttttaattaatatgacaaataatataaaaaatatttaaaaataattatattcaagggcatttaagtaaaataatttattagtaatcttttattacctttaaccaaacacaataattatttatacctaccaaattttatcaaacatagtaatcatttatacccagtaattttctaagtaatctatcttcaaggtaatctttttattttagtaataaaatattacccaaaccaaacgccccatAAAGGTCATTCACATATGGACAAACACGTACTTCAACAGAGGCATGAACCTCTATCTAGAACATAAGACACACGGAAAACACCCACACACCTGCAACAAGTATCTATAACAATAAAGCTCTTCAATCCATTAAGCTGAATAAACACATCATTTAAGTTCAACCCATCCAGAAAAGGATAAAGCACACCAGAGAAAACCACACGGAATACAGATGGTTGAGAACTGTTGCAAAATACATAAAGTAGATCTTACATACCAACACCCATATATAACACCATTGATTTTGTAATTGAGTATAACTTTATCCTTAACTCTGGCAATGTACATCTCTTAAAGTACTGTTTAACAAGTCGCACAATATAGGCAGCATGTGGTAATAGTTGACTGCAAAAGTAAAACAAGGAATAGCCAGAGGGTGAACTTCCAAATTCTTTAAGCAGATTAAGGATCAAAACCGTAAATGAAATTCAATAACCATtggttataatttattattgttgtgaCTCATGTTCTGcttaaacaaaaaaggaaaacaacatatatgaaaatgataGGCACCAGCGACAAAACTGCAGGATGTATCATAAcagatttcttttatataaaagggaaaatataaatCTGACTTGAGAGTGATGTACAAAATAGAAGTAAAGactaaatgaaataataatttaatagatGTCTCTGGTCATGCCACACAACACCTAAAGCCAAGCCAGGCAAACAATAAGTCCAACATTGTTTGCCATATCAATTAAAAGCCTTAAGTTGGCTAGATTCAACCTGGCCAGAAGAGTTTACAAATGTTAAGCCCAAAAATGTTTGCCACACAGCAATATCTCAACATTCaatcaaaaaagaaagttaGAAACATCCTCTGTTATACACCCAGCATTTAGCTAGATAAACTCAGCATGACAAATCCACGTCCATAAAATTCCATTGAATTCAATTAGtaatcataaaaatgaaattttaatctcCGGGTGGATGCAGCATGTaactataaaatagaaaaataaagcaACTTAGTGAACTGTGAAAGGAAAATGCTTTCAGAggcttttaataaataaatcttgaAATTGGTTTACATGATTAAAGACTGGCTACTGCATAGAAGATTGAGAATCACGAGAAAATTATGGACACATGATATTGATTACCTGCGTGTGCCCTCAATTATTGCAGTTAGTAAGTCCAAACTGCACAAGTGCAGTGATGGAAGTTCTGAACAAACAAATTCTTGTTGCATTTCGGTCATAAAGGGCAATGCAACACGTGAAACAGAGCCATCGACCATGATCACCCTATGAACAAGGGCTAATAATGGAACAATAGGAACGGTCACCTGTGAGTCAAACCACACAATGTCTTCAAGCAATATCAGATTCTACTTAAACGTAGGTatttcaa harbors:
- the LOC123193467 gene encoding proline-, glutamic acid- and leucine-rich protein 1-like isoform X3, which codes for MAPRRAQPCFLQYGICLLGVTCQECGVDRFLASFSVWFDNTYSHIQPPAESQFVRVASLNTLSDLLSRLDGLPNVKRDGSSLAGKLIQPLLRLLNEDDSEAVWEGAVHLLCTILTSFPASFHHFHENAEAAIVSKLISGSCSFNMMKKLAYCLALLPKSKGDDHSWCLMMQKILLLINVQLNDFFQGFEEETKGTEVVRALVSPGKDPPPPLGGLTLLGEALDKARKQLPISSISVLILSCCMMLTSPYPVQVTVPIVPLLALVHRVIMVDGSVSRVALPFMTEMQQEFVCSELPSLHLCSLDLLTAIIEGTRSQLLPHAAYIVRLVKQYFKRCTLPELRIKLYSITKSMVLYMGVGMALYLRQEVVDYAFVDLHPVDDDSGITVSIPNSKAASLAVVQSNHRKRKHGTTGSFEQKNDKIGFELVSPKKRQQSPISLKIAAVKAIEVLLTVGGSLRSESWRPKVDFLLISLATDCCKEGWSNGEKSTSSPNGPTVTLAELQLSALRALLASLLSPSRGRPPYLARALELFHRGKQEAGTKLAAFCAHALLTLEVLVHPRDLPMECFPASNLNSPDKVSNRFPESVYSGGQNHNTQCPPDSDDVDDDLYVKWGNNDTGEAPVLSPSKKMKGIPSDTLGAHCAGNQSVAGSSGNKISGVSKEQVVMGMRSNEDEVMVESQQFQEATGQFEEHVTGDLKGPELGTERTMLDGGLDVNDHEIASSEDLLTDKQDGFSNAGGNIAGAPSSSKGKSSVCDLKDDSSMDSFPDIVHGDPDSDVEELG
- the LOC123193467 gene encoding proline-, glutamic acid- and leucine-rich protein 1-like isoform X2, which translates into the protein MLSNNVKSFLLLIPGFRPRSKFLKPLQLFFSISCSFSASTMSVLDNLKDMYDVKLKPRMLRTIIREQFSDEDHPGRLPSGLTKLISLVRTHKLLSESFDDSVDKKLVGSWKSAVDEWLHAVLSLVSSNMSNKCWTGICLLGVTCQECGVDRFLASFSVWFDNTYSHIQPPAESQFVRVASLNTLSDLLSRLDGLPNVKRDGSSLAGKLIQPLLRLLNEDDSEAVWAEAAIVSKLISGSCSFNMMKKLAYCLALLPKSKGDDHSWCLMMQKILLLINVQLNDFFQGFEEETKGTEVVRALVSPGKDPPPPLGGLTLLGEALDKARKQLPISSISVLILSCCMMLTSPYPVQVTVPIVPLLALVHRVIMVDGSVSRVALPFMTEMQQEFVCSELPSLHLCSLDLLTAIIEGTRSQLLPHAAYIVRLVKQYFKRCTLPELRIKLYSITKSMVLYMGVGMALYLRQEVVDYAFVDLHPVDDDSGITVSIPNSKAASLAVVQSNHRKRKHGTTGSFEQKNDKIGFELVSPKKRQQSPISLKIAAVKAIEVLLTVGGSLRSESWRPKVDFLLISLATDCCKEGWSNGEKSTSSPNGPTVTLAELQLSALRALLASLLSPSRGRPPYLARALELFHRGKQEAGTKLAAFCAHALLTLEVLVHPRDLPMECFPASNLNSPDKVSNRFPESVYSGGQNHNTQCPPDSDDVDDDLYVKWGNNDTGEAPVLSPSKKMKGIPSDTLGAHCAGNQSVAGSSGNKISGVSKEQVVMGMRSNEDEVMVESQQFQEATGQFEEHVTGDLKGPELGTERTMLDGGLDVNDHEIASSEDLLTDKQDGFSNAGGNIAGAPSSSKGKSSVCDLKDDSSMDSFPDIVHGDPDSDVEELG
- the LOC123193467 gene encoding proline-, glutamic acid- and leucine-rich protein 1-like isoform X1, giving the protein MLSNNVKSFLLLIPGFRPRSKFLKPLQLFFSISCSFSASTMSVLDNLKDMYDVKLKPRMLRTIIREQFSDEDHPGRLPSGLTKLISLVRTHKLLSESFDDSVDKKLVGSWKSAVDEWLHAVLSLVSSNMSNKCWTGICLLGVTCQECGVDRFLASFSVWFDNTYSHIQPPAESQFVRVASLNTLSDLLSRLDGLPNVKRDGSSLAGKLIQPLLRLLNEDDSEAVWEGAVHLLCTILTSFPASFHHFHENAEAAIVSKLISGSCSFNMMKKLAYCLALLPKSKGDDHSWCLMMQKILLLINVQLNDFFQGFEEETKGTEVVRALVSPGKDPPPPLGGLTLLGEALDKARKQLPISSISVLILSCCMMLTSPYPVQVTVPIVPLLALVHRVIMVDGSVSRVALPFMTEMQQEFVCSELPSLHLCSLDLLTAIIEGTRSQLLPHAAYIVRLVKQYFKRCTLPELRIKLYSITKSMVLYMGVGMALYLRQEVVDYAFVDLHPVDDDSGITVSIPNSKAASLAVVQSNHRKRKHGTTGSFEQKNDKIGFELVSPKKRQQSPISLKIAAVKAIEVLLTVGGSLRSESWRPKVDFLLISLATDCCKEGWSNGEKSTSSPNGPTVTLAELQLSALRALLASLLSPSRGRPPYLARALELFHRGKQEAGTKLAAFCAHALLTLEVLVHPRDLPMECFPASNLNSPDKVSNRFPESVYSGGQNHNTQCPPDSDDVDDDLYVKWGNNDTGEAPVLSPSKKMKGIPSDTLGAHCAGNQSVAGSSGNKISGVSKEQVVMGMRSNEDEVMVESQQFQEATGQFEEHVTGDLKGPELGTERTMLDGGLDVNDHEIASSEDLLTDKQDGFSNAGGNIAGAPSSSKGKSSVCDLKDDSSMDSFPDIVHGDPDSDVEELG